DNA from Desmodus rotundus isolate HL8 chromosome X, HLdesRot8A.1, whole genome shotgun sequence:
ATATGGACCAGTGTCAGTATCTCCCTGCCTTCCTTACCAGAACATTCCTgccatttaattttcctttaagtaACTGCTTAGACTAGAGCCTCTCCTCCCGCCCCTCCTATTTCTCTTCCAATCAAGACCTTTTAGACACTGGGTACTGTTCAACTCTTACTCTGTCAGGCCCACGGGCCATGCAAGTAGGTCCTTTAAATCTTGATGCCAGTAGTAGTATAGGTGTCATCATCTTCCATTACAGGTAGGTCTGTGTGTCACTTCAGTAGGCTTGTGTattcatttctttcactttttctgaTTCATGTTCCAGGACCTGTTTGTGATAGAACAGTAAATACCCTTCACTATCCAGAACGTCTTTAATACTGGCCTTGGTGATAACAGCATCATCACACTTGAACCACTGGTCCTTGTGATGCCGGATGAAGCTGGTATAGTGGCCACTCTCCAAGGTTCCTTGGTGATTAACCACGGCAAACAAGGAATACTTATTCTCCTCATTTCCACTACTGGTTGGCAGTTGTAACTGTCCATTCATCCTGCTCTCTTTACTTGAGGCCATAAATGGTGTCATATCCAGCTCCAGAGGAAAGGATATGTATGTAGTGATTTTGCGCCTCTGTTTGGCCGAGTGTTCAAACCGTTTGAAATGAAAACAGGCAACAACAGGTAATTTATTCATTGTGAGCTGTTTGGTAGATTCCTGGTAGCTTTGGCAACTACCGCATTTGATTTTGGCACTGCTTCCTAGGTGCTCTGGCCTTGTAAACCTTCGCAAGCAGTCCGTGAGCGTGGTGGTTCCTGGTATGTGGCTTTCCCCATTCACactgctctccctccctgggcTCATGGGCCAGAAGGAGGTGCAAGAACCAGGCAAGTCCAAACTGATGTCCCAGCATGGGTCTATCGTGGTGGAGACCCCATGGCAGGCTTGACAGGTGACATCGGACTGCAAGCCACCTGTGAAGATTTGGTCTATGATGCAGTTACAGTGGTTGGGATTGTTGGCTGCCTTGCCAGTATCATCACCTTTGCAGTGCCGGTGCAGGACATCTAATGCTGCAATGAGAAACTCATGGGCATCCTGTTGCCTGTACCCTGCTAAATGCCGTGCATGTATCCATACCAGGTGCAGTAATTTATAGGGAACATGAGGAGATGGGTTTCCAGAATACAACTCCCGAAAAAGCGAAGACATCTCACAGACCAGACACAACTCCGGACTTGGCATTTCACATCTGTGCCTGTCAGAGAGGAAGAAATCTCTCAAGATTGGAGTGTGGGTAAGGGCCTGCACTATGCAGTTCATAAAGCACGTGTTGCCAAGATTGATTAGTCCTCTTAAACCAATGGTAAAGCTGGAGGTGATTCTTCTTCTCCTTGGGTTGTGTCCCAGCAGTTCTAACTCGGGTTTGGTTGTCTCCCAGGTTGGGTATTTCTCACCGAGACCAGGCACTGAACACTGCTGGTGAGAAACCTCAGTTGAGGTGGAAGCTTGTAATTTCAAAGCTTCTCCTTGCTCTTCTTTGGCAATTTGCTCAATGTCTTTGTCATATACATAGTCCTTACACATAAAGCAGTATATACCTCCATAGTAAAGGTCTACAGCTAAGTTGTGTTGTTTTGTCTCGGCATGCTCATGAATGTGTTTCTCCGTGAAGCAGCCAAAGAAGACACAGGAAAGGCAAGAGTGGAGTCTGTTCAGGTGGGTACCGCACACATGGCAGATGCACGACTTTGCCTTGCTTTTCCTGGTCTCTGGGGTTCTACACCACACGAAGCATTGGTAGATCACCCGCAGTTCCTGCCTCCAATTCTCTCCCACCTTAAAGGTATTCACGTGGGAACAGCCTGGTGGACCCACAGCAAAATCCACATCCAGGCATCCTCCCCCAGGGCCgcgccggggccggggccggggcgggggccgTGGCCTAGGCTGCGGCGGGGTACGGAGTCGGGTCTGAGGCCGCGGCCGGGGTCGGCGGCGGGGGGCACGACTACGCCGCGGAGAGGGATCAGGGGGCCGCGGGGggtcagagggaagggtggggacaGGAACCTCGTCGCTATTGCCGCCGCCACCGACGCTCCGCGCTGGGTTCTCATCCTCCAGCTCCTGCTTCAGCTCCCCCTTTggctcctgctctgcctcccGTACTGGCTCGGGTTCGGGCTCCAGCTTGAGCTCAAC
Protein-coding regions in this window:
- the USP27X gene encoding ubiquitin carboxyl-terminal hydrolase 27; this encodes MCKDYVYDKDIEQIAKEEQGEALKLQASTSTEVSHQQCSVPGLGEKYPTWETTKPELELLGHNPRRRRITSSFTIGLRGLINLGNTCFMNCIVQALTHTPILRDFFLSDRHRCEMPSPELCLVCEMSSLFRELYSGNPSPHVPYKLLHLVWIHARHLAGYRQQDAHEFLIAALDVLHRHCKGDDTGKAANNPNHCNCIIDQIFTGGLQSDVTCQACHGVSTTIDPCWDISLDLPGSCTSFWPMSPGRESSVNGESHIPGTTTLTDCLRRFTRPEHLGSSAKIKCGSCQSYQESTKQLTMNKLPVVACFHFKRFEHSAKQRRKITTYISFPLELDMTPFMASSKESRMNGQLQLPTSSGNEENKYSLFAVVNHQGTLESGHYTSFIRHHKDQWFKCDDAVITKASIKDVLDSEGYLLFYHKQVLEHESEKVKEMNTQAY